The Montipora capricornis isolate CH-2021 chromosome 1, ASM3666992v2, whole genome shotgun sequence genome contains a region encoding:
- the LOC138041777 gene encoding sodium/myo-inositol cotransporter-like, translating to MAQNQYKPPGLEAWDIVIVVLYFVIVLGVGLYAMYKSNRGTVSGYFLAGRFMTWLPVGASLFASNIGSEHFIGLAGSGAAAGIGVGAFEFNALIILQLLGWVFLPVYIAGGICTLPEYISRRYGGKRLRMWLSVVSLLLYIFTKISVNLFSGALFIRLALGWNLYLAILLMLGMTCLCTITGGLAAVIYTDTLCTFLMVVGSLTVMGLGFSEIGGYEGLKKKYMNAISNDTLYSNSSCGQPRDDSFIMLRDPVNSDMPWAGFLFGQTIASIWYWCADQVIVQRALSAKSLSHAQGACLLAGYIKILPLFTLVMPGMISRVLSPDRVACSVPEKCMEICGSKAGCTNIAYPELVLKLMPTGLRGLMMAVMMAALMSDLTSIFNSASTIFTIDVYGGFRKKASVRELMIVGRIMVAIMTGIGILWIPVVQDVQGGQLFIYIQAVSAYFSPPIAALYLISILWTKGTEKGAFWGMVLGFIVGAIRMILDFTHLEPRCGEEDTRPSIIAKVHYMYFALILFWITVITIVVVSLFTKPMEGANTARLTWWTRHEKLSDTDVLEEARDEEVEMQEIPDDDENEKEEAAKVATDETPAVATTTHKHNVESKIKRFYSWFCGYEAGTEEAKKAALEQHERLAQITSLERDPVAKIFLNVNVGIILIIGLILFIYFSV from the exons ATGGCTCAAAATCAGTACAAACCTCCTGGGCTTGAAGCATGGGATATCGTTATAGTCGTGCTGTATTTTGTTATCGTCCTTGGCGTCGGACTCTAC GCCATGTACAAGTCAAATCGTGGCACCGTCAGTGGGTATTTTCTGGCTGGCAGATTTATGACTTGGCTTCCA GTTGGAGCATCCCTGTTTGCCAGTAACATTGGCAGTGAACACTTCATTGGCTTAGCTGGGTCTGGAGCAGCAGCTGGAATTGGTGTTGGAGCATTTGAATTCAAT GCACTCATCATACTGCAGTTGCTTGGCTGGGTGTTCTTGCCAGTTTATATTGCAGGGGGG ATTTGTACTCTACCTGAGTATATCAGCCGTCGCTATGGTGGCAAAAGGCTTAGGATGTGGCTCTCTGttgtttctcttcttctttacaTCTTCACAAAAATTTCA GTCAATTTGTTTTCTGGTGCTTTGTTCATCCGCCTAGCTCTTGGCTGGAATCTTTATTTAGCCATTTTGTTGATGCTGGGAATGACCTGTCTTTGTACGATTACTG GTGGACTGGCGGCAGTTATTTACACTGACACACTTTGTACCTTTTTGATGGTAGTTGGATCTCTAACAGTCATGGGACTTG GTTTTTcagagattggtggttatgagGGATTGAAGAAGAAGTATATGAACGCAATATCCAATGACACACTGTACTCCAACAGCAGCTGTGGTCAACCCCGGGACGACTCGTTTATTATGTTGCGTGATCCAGTCAATTCTGACATGCCATGGGCTGGGTTCCTTTTTGGGCaaacaatagcctcaatttggtaCTGGTGTGCTGATCAG GTTATTGTTCAAAGAGCCCTTTCTGCCAAAAGTTTATCACATGCACAGGGAGCTTGTCTGTTGGCTGGCTACATTAAAATCCTACCACTCTTCACCCTTGTGATGCCGGGAATGATTAGCCGTGTCCTGTCACCAG ACCGTGTTGCTTGCAGTGTTCCAGAGAAATGCATGGAGATTTGTGGCAGTAAGGCTGGCTGCACCAACATTGCCTACCCAGAGCTTGTGCTCAAGCTTATGCCCACGG gtctGAGAGGATTAATGATGGCCGTTATGATGGCTGCTTTGATGAGCGACTTGACGTCAATCTTTAACAGTGCCAgcacaatttttacaattgatGTTTATGGAGGATTCCGTAAAAAAGCATCAGTCAGAGAGCTCATGATTGTGGGACG GATTATGGTGGCAATCATGACTGGTATAGGCATCCTGTGGATTCCAGTTGTGCAGGATGTACAGGGAGGCCAGCTTTTCATCTACATTCAAGCTGTCAGCGCGTACTTCTCTCCACCAATAGCAGCTCTTTATCTGATTTCTATCCTCTGGACCAAAGGAACTGAAAAG gGTGCTTTTTGGGGTATGGTACTAGGCTTCATTGTGGGTGCAATACGCATGATACTGGACTTCACTCACCTTGAACCTCGATGTGGTGAAGAGGACACTCGACCGTCAATCATCGCCAAGGttcattacatgtactttgctCTGATTCTCTTCTGGATTACTGTCATCACAATCGTTGTTGTCAGCTTGTTCACAAAGCCAATGGAAGGAGCAAAC ACTGCCCGTCTAACGTGGTGGACCCGGCACGAAAAACTGTCAGATACTGACGTCCTGGAAGAAGCCAGAGACGAGGAGGTTGAAATGCAGGAAATTCCTGACGACGACGAAAACGAAAAAGAAGAAGCAGCGAAAGTTGCCACTGATGAAACCCCAGCTGTTGCTACCACAACGCACA AGCACAACGTGGAGTCAAAAATCAAGCGTTTTTACTCGTGGTTCTGTGGCTATGAAGCAGGGACCGAAGAAGCGAAGAAAGCTGCCCTCGAACAACACGAGCGTCTTGCTCAGATCACGTCCCTGGAAAGAGATCCTGTTGCAAAGATCTTCCTCAACGTCAATGTTGGCATCATCCTCATCATTGGTCTCATTCTCTTCATATATTTTTCTGTATAA